One genomic window of [Clostridium] scindens ATCC 35704 includes the following:
- a CDS encoding ABC-F family ATP-binding cassette domain-containing protein, giving the protein MSILTVDHLSHGFGDRAIFQDVSFRMLKGEHIGLVGANGEGKSTFFNIVTGKLAPDAGKIEWAKNVRIGYLDQHTVLEKGMTIRDVLKSAFSYLFEMEARMNDICDKLGSADEEAMNKLMEELGVIQDTLTMHDFYVIDAKVEEVARALGLLDIGLDKDVTDLSGGQRTRILLGKLLLQKPDILLLDEPTNYLDEEHINWLKRYLNEYENAFVLISHDIPFLNDVVNIIYHMENQELNRYVGDYDEFQKVYEVKKAQLEAAYKRQQQEISQLKDFVARNKARVSTRNMAMSRQKKLDKMDVIELAADRPKPEFHFRLGRTPGKYIFEIKDFVIGYDEPLSKPLNLSLERGQKIALTGANGIGKTTLIRSILGLVPPLSGTCELGENVLPGYFEQEGDYNNKTTCIEEIWQEFPSFNQYEVRSSLAKCGLTTKHIESQVRVLSGGEQAKVRLCKLINRDTNVLLLDEPTNHLDADAKDALKEALREYRGTLLLICHEPEFYQDIVNEVWDCSKWTTKIV; this is encoded by the coding sequence ATGAGCATATTAACCGTAGACCATCTTTCCCACGGATTCGGAGACCGCGCCATCTTCCAGGATGTCTCCTTCCGCATGCTAAAAGGCGAGCACATTGGCCTGGTCGGCGCAAACGGGGAAGGCAAATCAACATTTTTCAATATCGTAACCGGCAAGCTTGCCCCTGATGCCGGTAAGATCGAGTGGGCCAAGAACGTCCGCATCGGCTACCTGGACCAGCATACCGTGCTTGAAAAGGGTATGACCATCCGCGATGTGTTAAAATCCGCTTTTTCCTATCTATTTGAAATGGAGGCGAGGATGAACGATATCTGCGACAAACTTGGGTCGGCAGATGAAGAGGCCATGAATAAACTGATGGAAGAATTGGGCGTCATCCAGGATACCCTGACGATGCATGACTTCTATGTGATCGACGCAAAGGTGGAAGAAGTGGCGCGGGCCTTAGGGCTTCTGGATATCGGCCTTGATAAGGACGTCACCGACTTAAGCGGCGGCCAGAGGACCAGGATCCTGCTTGGGAAGCTGCTGCTCCAGAAGCCTGACATCCTGCTTTTGGACGAGCCTACTAATTATCTGGATGAAGAGCATATCAACTGGCTAAAACGCTATCTTAACGAGTATGAGAACGCCTTTGTCCTGATCTCCCATGATATCCCGTTCCTCAATGATGTCGTCAACATCATCTACCATATGGAGAACCAGGAACTGAACCGGTATGTGGGGGATTATGATGAATTCCAGAAAGTGTATGAAGTGAAAAAAGCACAGCTGGAGGCCGCTTACAAGCGCCAGCAGCAGGAGATCAGCCAGTTAAAAGACTTCGTGGCAAGGAATAAGGCCCGTGTCTCTACCAGGAATATGGCCATGTCCCGCCAGAAAAAACTGGATAAGATGGATGTCATCGAACTGGCAGCCGACAGGCCAAAGCCCGAATTTCACTTCCGCCTGGGACGCACGCCGGGAAAATATATCTTTGAGATCAAGGACTTTGTGATCGGATATGACGAGCCGCTCTCAAAGCCACTCAATCTCTCGCTTGAAAGAGGACAGAAGATTGCCCTTACCGGCGCCAATGGAATTGGCAAGACCACGTTGATCCGAAGCATCCTGGGCCTGGTGCCTCCTCTGTCCGGCACCTGCGAATTAGGAGAGAACGTATTGCCCGGCTACTTCGAGCAGGAAGGGGATTATAACAACAAGACGACCTGCATTGAAGAAATCTGGCAGGAGTTTCCTTCCTTTAACCAGTATGAAGTCCGCTCCTCCCTTGCCAAATGCGGCCTGACTACCAAGCACATCGAGAGCCAGGTGCGGGTACTGAGCGGAGGCGAGCAGGCGAAGGTCCGCCTGTGCAAACTGATCAACCGGGATACCAACGTCCTGCTTCTGGATGAGCCCACCAATCACCTGGATGCAGACGCTAAGGATGCCCTGAAAGAGGCTCTTAGGGAATACCGGGGAACCTTGCTTCTCATCTGCCATGAGCCTGAATTTTATCAGGACATTGTAAATGAAGTCTGGGACTGTAGCAAATGGACGACCAAGATCGTATAG